The Poecilia reticulata strain Guanapo linkage group LG13, Guppy_female_1.0+MT, whole genome shotgun sequence genome has a segment encoding these proteins:
- the clasrp gene encoding CLK4-associating serine/arginine rich protein isoform X1, whose product MWQEARKHERKLRGMMVDYKRRGERRREYYEKIKKDPAQFLQVHGRSYKIHLDPAVALAAESPANMMPWQGDANNMIDRFDVRAHLDYIPTYTPPLLSTSMPDHEMEERKCNYERYRGLVQNDFANISEEQCLYQIYLDELYGGLAKPNEDEKKKLAEKKVAIGYTYEDSTVAEPHSQSDKEDDNSENSESEEDEGIPDIDVEVDVDELNPEQLLDLNKMATPYGMGEGDFVRMLKKDKEEVEAIKHAKALEAEKAMYSGRRSRRQRREFREKRLKGRQISPPSYARRDSPTYDPYKRPESESSSESRSRSRTPGPEKITFITSFGGSDDEAAATTQTAAPHSGHAPSSLQHSAGHSRGSRRRRSSSSSSSSSSSRTSSRSSSRSSSRSRRGRRGHGRRDGRRSRSHSRSKRRSRSRSRGRSGGNGGSWRRRERTRSRSNDRDRGRDRDRDRDRERDRRRYSARRRTRSRSGSRQGSGLRQGAWSGRGHRRRDSDSHSASPSPSRPPHSPSPTHRGAQPAANTISDKLRKPDTPGGKETGAAKPKLTPQERLKLRMQKALNKQSKADKKAAQVKIQQQEHKRQEREGELRAMARKIRMKERERREKERDEWERQYGRQSHSPSPSKHGREHSSHKRSHSRSRSHSRSHSRSRSRSRSRSPSYRY is encoded by the exons ATGTGGCAGGAGGCCCGCAAACACGAGCGCAAGCTCCGTGGCATGATGGTCGACTACAAACGCCGTGGCGAGCGCCGCCGAGAGTACTACGAGAAGATA AAAAAAGATCCGGCCCAGTTTCTGCAGGTTCACGGCCGGTCCTACAAGATCCACCTGGACCCGGCTGTGGCGCTGGCTGCAGAGAGCCCTGCCAACAT gATGCCATGGCAGGGAGACGCCAACAACATGATTGACAGATTTGATGTGAGGGCCCATCTGGACTACATCCCAACTTATACCCCTCCTCTGCTCAGCACATC AATGCCAGATCACgagatggaggagaggaagtgCAATTACGAGCGCTACAGAGGACTCGTTCAGAATGATTTTGCCAACA TCTCAGAGGAGCAGTGTTTGTACCAGATCTACCTGGATGAGCTCTATGGTGGCCTGGCCAAACCAAATGAGGACGAGAAGAAGAA ACTTGCCGAGAAAAAGGTTGCCATTGGTTACACGTACGAAGACAGCACCGTGGCGGAGCCTCACTCCCAGTcggacaaagaagacgacaatTCAGAGAACAGTGAATCCGAGGAGGACGAAGGCATTCCTGATATCG ATGTGGAAGTTGATGTTGATGAGCTGAACCCGGAGCAGCTGTTGGATCTAAACAAAATGGCTACTCCCTATGGGATGGGAGAAGGCGACTTTGTCag GATGTTGAAGAAAGACAAGGAGGAAGTGGAAGCCATTAAACACGCCAAAGCTCTGGAGGCAGAGAAGGCCATGTACTCT GGCCGCCGCTCTCGAAGACAGAGGAGGGAGTTCAGAGAAAAGAGGCTAAAAGGAAGACAGATCAGTCCACCAAG CTACGCCAGAAGAGACAGCCCGACGTACGACCCTTACAAACG GCCTGAGTCGGAGTCCAGCTCAGAGTCCCGGTCCCGTTCGCGTACTCCCGGCCCGGAGAAGATCACGTTCATCACCAGCTTTGGCGGCAGCGACGACGAAGCCGCGGCCACGACACAAACCGCTGCCCCTCActctggccacgccccctccaGCTTGCAGCACTCTGCAGGTCATAGCAGGGGCTCCCG GAGACGGAGGTCGTCCTCGAGCAGCTCCTCTTCGTCCTCGTCTCGCACCTCGTCCCGGTCGTCCTCTCGCTCGTCCTCCCGTTCACGCAGAGGCCGGCGGGGACACGGGCGGAGAGACGGCCGCCGATCGCGGAGCCACTCGCGGTCGAAGCGGCGCTCCAGGTCCCGCTCCCGTGGGAGGTCAGGAGGGAACGGGGGCTCCTGGAGGAGGCGGGAGCGGACGAGATCGAGGTCCAACGACAGGGACAGAGGCAGAGATAGAGACAGGGACAGAGACCGGGAACGGGACAGGAGACGCTATTCCGCGCGTAGAAGAACGAG GTCTCGTTCGGGTTCACGGCAGGGCAGCGGCTTGAGGCAGGGAGCCTGGAGCGGTCGAGGACACCGGAGGAGAGACAGCGACAGCCACAGTGCGTCCCCTTCTCCAAGCCGCCCGCCCCACAGTCCCTCCCCCACCCACCGGGGGGCCCAGCCTGCTGCCAACACCATCTCTGACAAACTGAGAAA GCCTGACACTCCGGGTGGTAAAGAGACGGGAGCTGCCAAA CCCAAGCTGACGCCCCAGGAGCGTCTGAAGCTACGGATGCAGAAGGCGCTCAACAAGCAGT CCAAGGCGGATAAGAAAGCTGCTCAAGTGAAGATCCAGCAGCAGGAGCACAAGCGGCAG GAGCGAGAAGGCGAGCTGCGAGCCATGGCACGCAAGATCCGTATGAA GGAGCGTGAGCGACGTGAGAAAGAGAGGGACGAATGGGAGCGACAGTACGGACGACAGAGCCATTCGCCTTCTCCCTCCAAACACG GCCGAGAACACAGCTCACACAAAAG
- the clasrp gene encoding CLK4-associating serine/arginine rich protein isoform X2, with product MWQEARKHERKLRGMMVDYKRRGERRREYYEKIKKDPAQFLQVHGRSYKIHLDPAVALAAESPANMMPWQGDANNMIDRFDVRAHLDYIPTYTPPLLSTSMPDHEMEERKCNYERYRGLVQNDFANISEEQCLYQIYLDELYGGLAKPNEDEKKKLAEKKVAIGYTYEDSTVAEPHSQSDKEDDNSENSESEEDEGIPDIDVEVDVDELNPEQLLDLNKMATPYGMGEGDFVRMLKKDKEEVEAIKHAKALEAEKAMYSGRRSRRQRREFREKRLKGRQISPPSYARRDSPTYDPYKRPESESSSESRSRSRTPGPEKITFITSFGGSDDEAAATTQTAAPHSGHAPSSLQHSAGHSRGSRRRRSSSSSSSSSSSRTSSRSSSRSSSRSRRGRRGHGRRDGRRSRSHSRSKRRSRSRSRGRSGGNGGSWRRRERTRSRSNDRDRGRDRDRDRDRERDRRRYSARRRTRSRSGSRQGSGLRQGAWSGRGHRRRDSDSHSASPSPSRPPHSPSPTHRGAQPAANTISDKLRKPDTPGGKETGAAKPKLTPQERLKLRMQKALNKQSKADKKAAQVKIQQQEHKRQEREGELRAMARKIRMKERERREKERDEWERQYGRQSHSPSPSKHGREHSSHKSLERKGRSCLSVL from the exons ATGTGGCAGGAGGCCCGCAAACACGAGCGCAAGCTCCGTGGCATGATGGTCGACTACAAACGCCGTGGCGAGCGCCGCCGAGAGTACTACGAGAAGATA AAAAAAGATCCGGCCCAGTTTCTGCAGGTTCACGGCCGGTCCTACAAGATCCACCTGGACCCGGCTGTGGCGCTGGCTGCAGAGAGCCCTGCCAACAT gATGCCATGGCAGGGAGACGCCAACAACATGATTGACAGATTTGATGTGAGGGCCCATCTGGACTACATCCCAACTTATACCCCTCCTCTGCTCAGCACATC AATGCCAGATCACgagatggaggagaggaagtgCAATTACGAGCGCTACAGAGGACTCGTTCAGAATGATTTTGCCAACA TCTCAGAGGAGCAGTGTTTGTACCAGATCTACCTGGATGAGCTCTATGGTGGCCTGGCCAAACCAAATGAGGACGAGAAGAAGAA ACTTGCCGAGAAAAAGGTTGCCATTGGTTACACGTACGAAGACAGCACCGTGGCGGAGCCTCACTCCCAGTcggacaaagaagacgacaatTCAGAGAACAGTGAATCCGAGGAGGACGAAGGCATTCCTGATATCG ATGTGGAAGTTGATGTTGATGAGCTGAACCCGGAGCAGCTGTTGGATCTAAACAAAATGGCTACTCCCTATGGGATGGGAGAAGGCGACTTTGTCag GATGTTGAAGAAAGACAAGGAGGAAGTGGAAGCCATTAAACACGCCAAAGCTCTGGAGGCAGAGAAGGCCATGTACTCT GGCCGCCGCTCTCGAAGACAGAGGAGGGAGTTCAGAGAAAAGAGGCTAAAAGGAAGACAGATCAGTCCACCAAG CTACGCCAGAAGAGACAGCCCGACGTACGACCCTTACAAACG GCCTGAGTCGGAGTCCAGCTCAGAGTCCCGGTCCCGTTCGCGTACTCCCGGCCCGGAGAAGATCACGTTCATCACCAGCTTTGGCGGCAGCGACGACGAAGCCGCGGCCACGACACAAACCGCTGCCCCTCActctggccacgccccctccaGCTTGCAGCACTCTGCAGGTCATAGCAGGGGCTCCCG GAGACGGAGGTCGTCCTCGAGCAGCTCCTCTTCGTCCTCGTCTCGCACCTCGTCCCGGTCGTCCTCTCGCTCGTCCTCCCGTTCACGCAGAGGCCGGCGGGGACACGGGCGGAGAGACGGCCGCCGATCGCGGAGCCACTCGCGGTCGAAGCGGCGCTCCAGGTCCCGCTCCCGTGGGAGGTCAGGAGGGAACGGGGGCTCCTGGAGGAGGCGGGAGCGGACGAGATCGAGGTCCAACGACAGGGACAGAGGCAGAGATAGAGACAGGGACAGAGACCGGGAACGGGACAGGAGACGCTATTCCGCGCGTAGAAGAACGAG GTCTCGTTCGGGTTCACGGCAGGGCAGCGGCTTGAGGCAGGGAGCCTGGAGCGGTCGAGGACACCGGAGGAGAGACAGCGACAGCCACAGTGCGTCCCCTTCTCCAAGCCGCCCGCCCCACAGTCCCTCCCCCACCCACCGGGGGGCCCAGCCTGCTGCCAACACCATCTCTGACAAACTGAGAAA GCCTGACACTCCGGGTGGTAAAGAGACGGGAGCTGCCAAA CCCAAGCTGACGCCCCAGGAGCGTCTGAAGCTACGGATGCAGAAGGCGCTCAACAAGCAGT CCAAGGCGGATAAGAAAGCTGCTCAAGTGAAGATCCAGCAGCAGGAGCACAAGCGGCAG GAGCGAGAAGGCGAGCTGCGAGCCATGGCACGCAAGATCCGTATGAA GGAGCGTGAGCGACGTGAGAAAGAGAGGGACGAATGGGAGCGACAGTACGGACGACAGAGCCATTCGCCTTCTCCCTCCAAACACG GCCGAGAACACAGCTCACACAAAAG
- the LOC103474724 gene encoding protein jagged-1b isoform X2 produces the protein MESTRAHGRTPMGPGSGGVKLRRARLHLQPAVILLAVLTLQPPKSFSLVLEALDHDNDTTEPGQLIERVLLSSMLNPGEQWQTYRHHGRILSLEYRLRFRCDTNYYGPNCNKFCRARDDFFGHFNCDPSGSKVCMEGWTGPECKEAVCRQGCHQTHGSCTAPGECKCHYGWTGALCDQCVTFPGCVYGSCTEPWQCVCDVNWGGLLCDKDLNYCGTHQPCKNGGTCTNTEPNEYQCECQEGFRGRNCDIVEHACLSSPCANGATCVEDPNGFSCVCPEGWTGNTCADAVRQCDRNPCGRGATCQEAPGSFRCLCPPGWTGRTCQLDANECETSMCVHARSCRNLIGSYLCDCLAGWTGPNCDIRNSSCQDLCLNGGHCEDLVSGSRCVCPTGFTGKYCQNGLGPCDSSPCLNGGRCVPTEGKTATCDCPQGYSGSSCEMALDPCNPNPCQQGAQCHSSEGRFMCACPDGYYGNECVSLRSPCVGQDCQGAMSDTTHGGLSLYMILVGILALVTICGCVVGAIVFSHLHWKRKKQQSVPQEEGINNQREFVNLIRNVDRPPGPSQPPAAAAPHPHPHPHPPAPAPVLRCCEEIELTLPPSPAPSHPSPALKPAHAPKLDISNREREKLNRFHCTDNQELEV, from the exons GTCAGCTGATTGAGCGCGTCCTCCTCTCCTCCATGCTGAACCCGGGTGAACAGTGGCAGACGTACCGCCACCACGGACGGATCCTCAGCCTGGAGTATCGGCTCCGCTTCCGCTGCGACACCAATTACTACGGGCCTAACTGCAACAAGTTCTGCCGGGCCAGAGACGACTTTTTCGGCCACTTCAACTGTGACCCAAGTGGCTCCAAGGTCTGCATGGAGGGCTGGACCGGACCGGAGTGCAAAGAGG ccgTGTGCAGGCAGGGATGCCATCAGACTCATGGTTCTTGTACCGCTCCTGGAGAATGCAA GTGTCACTACGGCTGGACGGGAGCTCTGTGTGATCAGTGTGTGACGTTTCCCGGCTGTGTGTACGGGAGCTGCACCGAGCCctggcagtgtgtgtgtgacgtcAACTGGGGAGGTCTGCTGTGTGACAAAG ATCTTAACTACTGTGGGACACACCAGCCCTGTAAAAACGGCGGGACCTGCACCAACACAGAGCCAAACGAGTATCAGTGCGAGTGCCAGGAGGGTTTCAGAGGACGCAACTGTGACATCG TGGAGCACGCCTGCCTCTCGTCGCCGTGTGCGAACGGCGCCACCTGTGTCGAAGACCCCAATGGCTTCAGCTGCGTCTGCCCCGAAGGCTGGACCGGAAACACCTGTGCAGACG CGGTGCGGCAATGTGATCGGAACCCCTGCGGACGTGGAGCGACTTGTCAGGAGGCTCCTGGGAGTTTCCGGTGTCTCTGTCCACCAGGATGGACTGGCAGGACATGCCAGCTGG ATGCCAATGAATGCGAAACGAGTATGTGCGTCCACGCCCGCTCTTGTCGCAACCTGATCGGCAGCTACCTGTGCGACTGCCTCGCCGGATGGACTGGGCCGAACTGCGACATCC GGAACAGCAGCTGTCAGGATTTGTGTTTGAATGGCGGCCATTGTGAG GACCTGGTGTCAGGATCCAGATGTGTGTGTCCCACTGGTTTCACTGGAAAATATTGCCAAAATGGTTTGGGCCCCTGTGACAGCAGCCCGTGTCTGAACGGAGGACGGTGTGTGCCGACGGAGGGAAAGACGGCCACCTGCGACTGCCCTCAGGGATATTCAGGAAGCTCCTGTGAG ATGGCATTGGATCCCTGCAATCCTAACCCCTGTCAGCAGGGGGCGCAGTGTCACAGCTCGGAGGGAAGATTCATGTGTGCTTGTCCGGATGGTTATTATGGCAACGAGTGTGTGAGCCTCAGAAGTCCTTGTGTCGGACAGGATTGTCAAG GCGCCATGTCCGACACGACCCACGGCGGCCTCAGCCTCTACATGATCCTGGTGGGAATCCTGGCTCTGGTGACCATCTGTGGCTGCGTGGTCGGCGCCATCGTCTTCTCCCACCTGCATTGGAAGAGGAAAAAGCAGCAGTCAGTCCCGCAGGAGGAAGGCATCAACAACCAGAGGGAGTTTGTCAACCTGATCAGAAACGTGGACCGCCCGCCTGGACCCTCGCAGCCTCCCGCCGCCGCCGCGCCTCACCCTCACCCTCACCCTCACCCTCCAGCCCCAGCCCCCGTGTTACGTTGCTGCGAGGAGATTGAACTCACCCTGCCGCCCTCCCCGGCTCCTTCGCACCCCTCCCCGGCTCTAAAGCCAGCTCACGCCCCCAAGCTGGACATTTCAAACCGAGAACGAGAGAAGCTGAATCGTTTCCACTGCACAGACAATCAGGAGCTGGAGGTTTGA
- the clasrp gene encoding CLK4-associating serine/arginine rich protein isoform X3 — MWQEARKHERKLRGMMVDYKRRGERRREYYEKIKKDPAQFLQVHGRSYKIHLDPAVALAAESPANMMPWQGDANNMIDRFDVRAHLDYIPTYTPPLLSTSMPDHEMEERKCNYERYRGLVQNDFANISEEQCLYQIYLDELYGGLAKPNEDEKKKLAEKKVAIGYTYEDSTVAEPHSQSDKEDDNSENSESEEDEGIPDIDVEVDVDELNPEQLLDLNKMATPYGMGEGDFVRMLKKDKEEVEAIKHAKALEAEKAMYSGRRSRRQRREFREKRLKGRQISPPSYARRDSPTYDPYKRPESESSSESRSRSRTPGPEKITFITSFGGSDDEAAATTQTAAPHSGHAPSSLQHSAGHSRGSRRRRSSSSSSSSSSSRTSSRSSSRSSSRSRRGRRGHGRRDGRRSRSHSRSKRRSRSRSRGRSGGNGGSWRRRERTRSRSNDRDRGRDRDRDRDRERDRRRYSARRRTRSRSGSRQGSGLRQGAWSGRGHRRRDSDSHSASPSPSRPPHSPSPTHRGAQPAANTISDKLRKPDTPGGKETGAAKVTQADAPGASEATDAEGAQQAVQGG; from the exons ATGTGGCAGGAGGCCCGCAAACACGAGCGCAAGCTCCGTGGCATGATGGTCGACTACAAACGCCGTGGCGAGCGCCGCCGAGAGTACTACGAGAAGATA AAAAAAGATCCGGCCCAGTTTCTGCAGGTTCACGGCCGGTCCTACAAGATCCACCTGGACCCGGCTGTGGCGCTGGCTGCAGAGAGCCCTGCCAACAT gATGCCATGGCAGGGAGACGCCAACAACATGATTGACAGATTTGATGTGAGGGCCCATCTGGACTACATCCCAACTTATACCCCTCCTCTGCTCAGCACATC AATGCCAGATCACgagatggaggagaggaagtgCAATTACGAGCGCTACAGAGGACTCGTTCAGAATGATTTTGCCAACA TCTCAGAGGAGCAGTGTTTGTACCAGATCTACCTGGATGAGCTCTATGGTGGCCTGGCCAAACCAAATGAGGACGAGAAGAAGAA ACTTGCCGAGAAAAAGGTTGCCATTGGTTACACGTACGAAGACAGCACCGTGGCGGAGCCTCACTCCCAGTcggacaaagaagacgacaatTCAGAGAACAGTGAATCCGAGGAGGACGAAGGCATTCCTGATATCG ATGTGGAAGTTGATGTTGATGAGCTGAACCCGGAGCAGCTGTTGGATCTAAACAAAATGGCTACTCCCTATGGGATGGGAGAAGGCGACTTTGTCag GATGTTGAAGAAAGACAAGGAGGAAGTGGAAGCCATTAAACACGCCAAAGCTCTGGAGGCAGAGAAGGCCATGTACTCT GGCCGCCGCTCTCGAAGACAGAGGAGGGAGTTCAGAGAAAAGAGGCTAAAAGGAAGACAGATCAGTCCACCAAG CTACGCCAGAAGAGACAGCCCGACGTACGACCCTTACAAACG GCCTGAGTCGGAGTCCAGCTCAGAGTCCCGGTCCCGTTCGCGTACTCCCGGCCCGGAGAAGATCACGTTCATCACCAGCTTTGGCGGCAGCGACGACGAAGCCGCGGCCACGACACAAACCGCTGCCCCTCActctggccacgccccctccaGCTTGCAGCACTCTGCAGGTCATAGCAGGGGCTCCCG GAGACGGAGGTCGTCCTCGAGCAGCTCCTCTTCGTCCTCGTCTCGCACCTCGTCCCGGTCGTCCTCTCGCTCGTCCTCCCGTTCACGCAGAGGCCGGCGGGGACACGGGCGGAGAGACGGCCGCCGATCGCGGAGCCACTCGCGGTCGAAGCGGCGCTCCAGGTCCCGCTCCCGTGGGAGGTCAGGAGGGAACGGGGGCTCCTGGAGGAGGCGGGAGCGGACGAGATCGAGGTCCAACGACAGGGACAGAGGCAGAGATAGAGACAGGGACAGAGACCGGGAACGGGACAGGAGACGCTATTCCGCGCGTAGAAGAACGAG GTCTCGTTCGGGTTCACGGCAGGGCAGCGGCTTGAGGCAGGGAGCCTGGAGCGGTCGAGGACACCGGAGGAGAGACAGCGACAGCCACAGTGCGTCCCCTTCTCCAAGCCGCCCGCCCCACAGTCCCTCCCCCACCCACCGGGGGGCCCAGCCTGCTGCCAACACCATCTCTGACAAACTGAGAAA GCCTGACACTCCGGGTGGTAAAGAGACGGGAGCTGCCAAAGTCA CCCAAGCTGACGCCCCAGGAGCGTCTGAAGCTACGGATGCAGAAGGCGCTCAACAAGCAGT CCAAGGCGGATAA